The Pseudomonadota bacterium genomic interval GCCTGTACGCCGCAGGAGGAGTCCGCCCTTGGCGAACCGATCAATACACTCGAAGCGGAGGAGGACCAGGACGGTCAATGGCGCCGTTATGTGAACCGCAGCTTGCGCCAGGATTACCCCGCTCTGTTCGCGCCCATCGACTTTCTTGTCTTTCTGCGCGCGCCATCCTTCGAATGCGTGCACCAGTGGCGGCGCAAACAGGAGGAGAAGCTGACCCAGCGCCTGCGCGAGGAGCAGGCGCCTCCAGAGGCTTTCTCTCGGGTGATGAGCGAAGCTGAACTGACCCGTTTCATCCAGCACTACGAGCGGCTGACGCGCCACATGTTGAACCACCTCAGCAAGCGCGCCCAAGCGATCATTGATCTGGCGCAGGATCACCGCTTGGTGGCCCATCAGCTTTGCGGAGAACCGGGCGCCATGGGGCCAGCGGATGCCTGAGCCGCTGGTGGTCTACACGGACCTCGACGGCACCCTGCTCGACCACTTCACCTACGACTGGTCGCCGGCGGCGCCCGTGCTGACGCGCCTGGCGAGCGCGGGCGTCCCCGTGGTGCTCGTGACCAGCAAAGCGCGAGGAGAGGTGTCCGAGTTAGCCAAGGCCCTCGACAACCCCCATCCCTACGTCGTCGAGAACGGCGCCATCACCGTAACGCCCGAGAGCTACTTCGGGGAGTCTGGCATTCATCCCCGCGGGCCACGCGAGCCGGTGGATGTGCAGTACCACGGGCCCACTCGGGCCCAGCTGACCGAGCAAATCCAACAGCTGCGTGCTCGCCTCAACCTCAGGTTTGAGACCTTCGGCGAGCTTGGCTATGCGGGAATCGCCGAGCACACGGGCCTCTCCCTGCAGGCCGCCGCACGGGCGGATGACCGCGAGGCCTCCGAGCCCCTGCTGTGGCTCGAGGAGGATCCAATTGCCCTAGTGCGCTTTCGCCAGGCGCTGCGCGAGCGTGATCTCAATTGCGTTCGGGGTGGGCGCTTCGTGCACGTGCTTGGGCCGGTGGACAAGGCACGGGCGGTCGCGATGCTGCACGGGCAGTACGAGCGACGTCTACCGCAGGCGCCCCGGCGCGTGGTGCTTGGGGATGGGCCCAATGATCTGGCCATGCTGGCACAGGCTGACGTCGCCGTCGTGATCCCCGGGCACCACGACCAGGACATGACCCTGCCGCAGGGCGCGCGAGCGGAGGTCTTGCGGCCCGCGCACGACGGCCCTCGGGGTTGGGCTGAAGCGATGGAACACGTGCTAGAACGCTACGGATACGACGGCAACTAGGGGAGTCAGGGATTTGGCCGATTTTCACCAGAATGGGACAGTTACCACGCTGCACAACTTGACCCGCAGGCCCGTGGAGTACATCGAAGCTGACCTGCAACGCTTCTCTCGCTACCGTCCCCTCGGCCTGGTCCTGCCGTCGCTTTTCTCGGAGCTGCAGCAGCCGGCCCTCGCGAACATAGTGGACGAGCTCACCCACGTGAATTACCTGAACCAGGTGGTGATCGGGTTGGACCGCGCCAATGAGCTTCAGTACCGTGAGGCCCTGCGCTACTTCGGCCGACTTCCCCAGCACCATCGCGTGCTGTGGAACGACGGCCCGCGCCTGCAAGCTATCGACGCCCAGCTGCGCCGCGAGGGGCTTGCGCCGTCGGAGCTTGGTAAGGGGCGCAACGTGTGGTACTGCTACGGTTACGTGCTCGCGACCGGCATGGCCGAGAGCATCGCCCTGCACGACTGCGACATCGTCACCTACGATCGAAGCCTGCTGGCCCGCCTGCTGTATCCGGTGGCGAACTCAAGCTTCAGCTATGAATTCTGCAAGGGTTACTACGCTCGCACGTCCACCTCTGCCATGAACGGCCGCGTGAGTCGGTTGCTCGTCACGCCCATGATCCGCGCCCTGAAGACCGTGTGCGGAGCGAGCGAGTTCCTAGACTACCTCGACAGCTTCCGCTACCCGCTAGCCGGCGAGTTCAGCCTGCGCAAGGACGTTATCCAGGACCTGCGCATTCCCTCCGACTGGGGGCTGGAGATCGGTGTGCTCAGCGAGCTAGCGCGCAACTACGCTAACAATCGCATCTGCCAGGCGGACATCGCCGACCGCTACGATCACAAGCACCAGGTGCTGAGCCCCGAGGATGCCTCCAAGGGCCTATCGAAGATGAGCATCGACATAATGAAGGCCTTTTTTCGCAAGCTCGCCACCCAAGGTGAGACCTTCTCCATGGATCGATTCCGCACGATCAAGGCCACCTACTTCCGCATTGCGCTCGATTTCGTCGAAACCTACCAGAACGATGCGTTGTTCAACGGCTTGCGCTACGACCGTCACCAGGAGGAGACGGCGGTCGAGATGTTTGCTAGCAATGTGATGTCGGCGGGCGACTACTTCCTGCGCAACCCCGAGGAGGCGCCGTTCATCGCGCCCTGGAACCGGGTCATCAATGCCATCCCCGACATTCTCGAGCAGCTTGCCGAGGCGGTTGAAGAGGACACGATCGCCTTCCGCGAGGGGGAGGGCGGCGCGTGAGCGCTACGTTGCCACCAGGCAACGGGCGCGGTGGGGCCCGTGGCGAGCTGTTGGCGCGAGTACAGCAGCATCTCTCGGTCATCTATCCCGAGCTCGATGCAATCACCTGGGGCCATCGCCTAATCGAAGCGATAGGCGGTGATTCCGACGCGCTGTCCGTGCCGCAGCCGTTCGTCAATCACTGGGATGAGCGCGACGCCCTCATCATCACCTATGGCAACTCGGTCACCCGCGAAGGCGAAGCGCCACTGCAGACCCTGCGCCGCTTTCTCAACGAGCATCTGTCCGGTGCGGTGAGTGGTGTACACATCCTGCCGTTCTTTCCCTACAGCTCTGATGACGGTTTCGCGGTGATCAACTACCTGCAGGTGAACGATGCGCTCGGGGATTGGGAGGACATCCGCGAGATCGCCGAGGAGTTCGATCTCATGTCGGACCTGGTCATCAACCACGCGTCGGCACGCTCGGGCTGGTTCGAGAACTTCAAAAAGCGTGTAGACCCGGGCCTAAGCTACTTCGTTGAAGTTGACCCGGACACCGATGTCTCGATGGTGGTCCGCCCCAGACCCTCCCCGCTGCTGCAGACTGTGCAGACGCTAGATGGCGAGCGCACGGTCTGGTGCACCTTCGGCCCGGATCAGGTAGACCTAAACTTTGCCAATCCCCAAGTCCTTTGGGAATTCGTCAACATCTTGGGACGCTACCTCGACGTGGGCGTGCGGACCCTACGCATGGACGCGGTCGCCTTCCTCTGGAAAGAGATCGGCACGCCATGCATCCACCTGCGTCGCACGCATGAGATTATCAAGCTGCTGCGCACGCTGGCCGAGTTCCGTCGCCCGGACGTGTTGGTGATCACCGAGACCAACGTGCCTAACCGCGACAACCTGACCTATTTCGGTAATGCCAACGAAGCACACGCCATTTATAACTTCTCTCTGCCGCCCCTGCTCGTGCACACGATGTTGAGCGGCAATTGCCGTCACCTAAAGACGTGGATGATGAGCATGCCGCCCGCCCAGCACGGCACGACCTACCTGAACTTCATCGCCTCCCATGACGGCATCGGCCTGCGGCCCGCCGAGGGACTGCTGTCCGATGATGAGTTGGGCAGCATGATCGATGCTCTGCGCGCCTACGGCGCCGAGGTCTCGATGCGCGCGGGGCCGGACGGTGCGCTCAAGCCCTACGAGGTGAATATCTCGCTGATCGATGCGATGGCCGGCACCGCGGCCGGGCAGCGCGATCGGTGGCAGTTCGAGCGCTTCATCTGCATGCATCTGATCATGCTGGGGCTCGAGGGCATTCCCGCCATCTACGTGCACAGCTTCCTCGCCACGCCCAACGACCACGACCTGTTCGCACGCTCCGGGCGGGCCCGCTCGATCAACCGCCACCAGTGGCCGGAGGACGAGCTAGCGGAGCGGCTCTCTGACGGGCGCAGCCTGCACGCGCGGGTGCTACGCGAGCTGTCTCGATCGCTAGCGATTCGCCGTCGCCAGCCCGCCTTCCATCCCAACGCGACTCAGTTCACCCTTCACCTGGGGCTGGAGCTGTTCGCCTATTTCCGCCAGTCGACGGACCGTTCGCAGAGCATCTTTTGTGTTTACAACGTGACGGACCGTCCCCAAGTACTGTCCTTAGCAGATGTGAATCTGATCAGTACGGATCAGTGGATTGATCTACTCAGCGGAAGGGAGATCGAGGCGTTGGCGGGCGAGATGACCCTCGCGCCTTACCAGGGCATCTGGTTGTCCAATCGGGCCTTTGGCGTCGCGCTGCCCGGGCTTCGCGCTTAGGAAGCGCTGCCACGGGGGAGAGCTGCTCCCTGATTCGCGGCGTTTATCGACGGGTCGGTACGCTTGGTTCCAGTTGGTTGACCCCCTTCGACGCCCCGCAGCATACTTCGTCTCTTTTTTTAATCTCGCCTAATACGCGAGAGGTTTTCCACGTGCCCGTCTTCACCTTGCCCGACGGCAGCCAGCGCAGCTACGACCATCCGGTCAGTGCTGCCGATGTGGCTGCTGACATCGGCCCCGGCCTCGCCAAGGCCGCGGTCGCCGCAAAGCTGAACGGACGCCCGGTGGACACCTCGACGACCATCCGCGAGGACGCCGAACTGGCGCTCGTGGCCTCAGCGAGGAGTATAAGGCGAAGATCATTGCCGACCTGCCGGAGGATGAGGTGATCTCCGTCTACGGCCAGGGCGACTTCAAAAACCTATGCCGATGCCGTGGGCCGCACGTCCCGAGCACCGGACATCTCAAGGCCTTCAAGCTGACGAAGGTGTCCGGCGCCTATTGGCGGGGTGATGCTCGCAACGAGCAATTGCAGCGCATATACGGCACAGCCTGGCCCGACAAAAAGCAGCTGAAGGCTTACCTCCGGCGCCTGCAGGAGGCAGAGAAGCGCGGCCACCGGCGCATCGGCAAGGATCTGGAGCTCTTCTCTATCCAGGAAGACGCCGGCGGCGGTCTGGTGTTCTGGCATCCCAAGGGCGCACGCATGCGCCGGGTGATGGAGGACTACTGGCGCGAGCGCCA includes:
- a CDS encoding sugar phosphorylase — protein: MSATLPPGNGRGGARGELLARVQQHLSVIYPELDAITWGHRLIEAIGGDSDALSVPQPFVNHWDERDALIITYGNSVTREGEAPLQTLRRFLNEHLSGAVSGVHILPFFPYSSDDGFAVINYLQVNDALGDWEDIREIAEEFDLMSDLVINHASARSGWFENFKKRVDPGLSYFVEVDPDTDVSMVVRPRPSPLLQTVQTLDGERTVWCTFGPDQVDLNFANPQVLWEFVNILGRYLDVGVRTLRMDAVAFLWKEIGTPCIHLRRTHEIIKLLRTLAEFRRPDVLVITETNVPNRDNLTYFGNANEAHAIYNFSLPPLLVHTMLSGNCRHLKTWMMSMPPAQHGTTYLNFIASHDGIGLRPAEGLLSDDELGSMIDALRAYGAEVSMRAGPDGALKPYEVNISLIDAMAGTAAGQRDRWQFERFICMHLIMLGLEGIPAIYVHSFLATPNDHDLFARSGRARSINRHQWPEDELAERLSDGRSLHARVLRELSRSLAIRRRQPAFHPNATQFTLHLGLELFAYFRQSTDRSQSIFCVYNVTDRPQVLSLADVNLISTDQWIDLLSGREIEALAGEMTLAPYQGIWLSNRAFGVALPGLRA
- a CDS encoding HAD-IIB family hydrolase; translation: MPEPLVVYTDLDGTLLDHFTYDWSPAAPVLTRLASAGVPVVLVTSKARGEVSELAKALDNPHPYVVENGAITVTPESYFGESGIHPRGPREPVDVQYHGPTRAQLTEQIQQLRARLNLRFETFGELGYAGIAEHTGLSLQAAARADDREASEPLLWLEEDPIALVRFRQALRERDLNCVRGGRFVHVLGPVDKARAVAMLHGQYERRLPQAPRRVVLGDGPNDLAMLAQADVAVVIPGHHDQDMTLPQGARAEVLRPAHDGPRGWAEAMEHVLERYGYDGN
- a CDS encoding glycosyl transferase; this encodes MADFHQNGTVTTLHNLTRRPVEYIEADLQRFSRYRPLGLVLPSLFSELQQPALANIVDELTHVNYLNQVVIGLDRANELQYREALRYFGRLPQHHRVLWNDGPRLQAIDAQLRREGLAPSELGKGRNVWYCYGYVLATGMAESIALHDCDIVTYDRSLLARLLYPVANSSFSYEFCKGYYARTSTSAMNGRVSRLLVTPMIRALKTVCGASEFLDYLDSFRYPLAGEFSLRKDVIQDLRIPSDWGLEIGVLSELARNYANNRICQADIADRYDHKHQVLSPEDASKGLSKMSIDIMKAFFRKLATQGETFSMDRFRTIKATYFRIALDFVETYQNDALFNGLRYDRHQEETAVEMFASNVMSAGDYFLRNPEEAPFIAPWNRVINAIPDILEQLAEAVEEDTIAFREGEGGA